The following coding sequences are from one Leptospira mayottensis 200901116 window:
- the lsa20 gene encoding LIC11469 family lipoprotein adhesin Lsa20 — protein MKKLIYKILILILFLYLLGCKKEISNSEDLEPISFDPNRQIEVRILWEKKKFPLEMELYEGASQRPIELWATGNVRDLSEAPVSSKIEGSELYLKPGSKKRFVLIVKNTTEQDFYFFAAPHSMEPAEASLGFKFKCLCINHAFYIPPREIWFRVVELRVGGEALGKELKISHTLVGMDEDRLRLYQKGIGTTPGED, from the coding sequence TTGAAAAAGTTAATTTATAAGATTCTAATTTTGATTCTTTTTTTATATCTGCTTGGTTGTAAGAAAGAAATTTCCAATTCTGAAGATTTGGAACCAATTTCTTTCGATCCAAATCGACAGATTGAGGTTCGGATTCTTTGGGAGAAAAAAAAATTTCCTTTGGAAATGGAACTCTACGAGGGAGCTTCTCAGAGGCCTATCGAACTCTGGGCCACGGGAAACGTCAGAGATTTGTCGGAGGCTCCGGTTTCTTCTAAGATAGAAGGATCCGAGCTTTATCTCAAACCAGGTTCTAAAAAAAGATTCGTATTGATTGTAAAAAATACCACCGAACAGGATTTTTATTTTTTTGCCGCCCCTCATTCTATGGAACCGGCTGAAGCCTCCTTAGGATTTAAGTTCAAATGTCTTTGTATCAATCACGCCTTTTATATTCCTCCTCGTGAAATCTGGTTCAGAGTCGTGGAGTTAAGGGTAGGGGGAGAGGCGTTGGGAAAAGAATTAAAAATTTCTCATACACTTGTGGGAATGGATGAAGATAGACTCCGCCTTTATCAAAAGGGAATCGGTACTACCCCCGGCGAAGATTAA
- a CDS encoding NADase-type glycan-binding domain-containing protein, whose product MNSKIHFLFTVFFLVFVSVSCKKELSVSMATSTSLSDKLAFAALGEGGWKPEEGAEFVKLHFYPDEGFQLKRMEVDSCKGEFTDEVMVYINFDELIAIANLSNKKGVVSFKKAVFARSVTINFRKNKDLCIGQIRFYDEKDKQFSLKLPKIVEGSVIASDTLSPVSSYDVMNLFDSRYEYAWASDDRKGKGVGVTLDFQFSERQTITKIKIWNGYQRSDQHCYSNGRLKEATLTGDNGYNQKIQVQDIFGPQEIQLEKPFEGKNLRLTVTDIYAGKMYKGIVLSEIRFGEKKNWILIDPIKRSQSIAESNHLQFTASNLDKILNRGLIGSEISRAPFEDQNTQTIESAETEELDPERRVGSGWSLRIRSDGSFFMEGDVHDQNNLGQKVFPTSSILLTDFVPGQKILHKISSFYAIGNYEVKEATSEGLKLRVFGYMRKYSSSFETDYRSKDMDCNGCGRDCNMGNQDPNEKEIIFQDFITIKKWDETIYVQNTSPSRKLDFQILKMTLE is encoded by the coding sequence ATGAATTCTAAAATCCATTTTTTGTTTACGGTTTTTTTCCTCGTCTTCGTCTCAGTAAGTTGTAAAAAAGAACTGAGTGTTTCTATGGCTACCTCCACTTCCTTGAGTGATAAACTCGCGTTCGCCGCACTCGGAGAAGGCGGTTGGAAACCAGAAGAGGGTGCCGAATTCGTAAAACTTCATTTTTATCCGGATGAAGGATTCCAATTGAAAAGGATGGAAGTGGATTCCTGCAAAGGAGAATTCACGGATGAGGTGATGGTCTATATCAACTTTGACGAGTTAATTGCCATAGCGAACCTTTCCAATAAGAAGGGGGTCGTGAGTTTTAAAAAGGCGGTATTTGCGAGATCCGTAACGATCAATTTCAGAAAGAACAAAGATCTCTGTATCGGGCAGATACGCTTTTACGACGAAAAAGACAAGCAATTCTCTTTAAAACTTCCTAAAATCGTGGAAGGTTCGGTAATAGCTTCCGATACGTTAAGTCCGGTTTCGTCCTATGACGTGATGAATCTTTTCGACTCTCGTTACGAGTATGCTTGGGCTTCCGACGATAGGAAAGGAAAGGGGGTCGGTGTCACTTTGGATTTTCAATTCAGCGAGCGGCAAACAATCACAAAAATCAAAATTTGGAACGGATATCAAAGATCGGATCAACACTGTTATTCGAACGGGAGGTTGAAAGAGGCGACTCTTACCGGAGACAACGGATATAATCAGAAGATTCAAGTTCAGGACATATTCGGACCTCAAGAGATTCAATTGGAGAAACCGTTCGAAGGTAAAAATCTTCGTCTGACAGTAACCGATATTTATGCGGGAAAAATGTACAAGGGAATTGTGCTCAGCGAAATTCGTTTCGGAGAAAAGAAAAATTGGATTCTAATCGATCCAATCAAAAGATCTCAAAGTATCGCAGAATCGAATCATCTTCAATTTACCGCTTCCAATTTGGACAAAATTTTAAATCGAGGACTGATCGGATCGGAAATTTCTCGTGCGCCTTTTGAAGACCAAAATACTCAAACAATCGAAAGCGCCGAGACGGAGGAATTGGATCCAGAAAGAAGAGTAGGATCAGGCTGGTCCCTCCGCATACGTTCTGACGGTTCTTTTTTTATGGAAGGTGACGTTCATGATCAAAACAATCTTGGACAAAAAGTATTTCCGACTAGTTCCATACTTTTGACAGATTTTGTCCCTGGACAAAAGATACTTCATAAAATAAGCAGTTTTTATGCGATCGGAAACTACGAAGTAAAGGAAGCTACTTCGGAAGGTTTAAAATTAAGAGTGTTCGGATATATGCGAAAATATTCATCTTCTTTTGAAACGGATTATAGAAGTAAGGACATGGATTGCAACGGTTGTGGTCGGGATTGTAATATGGGAAATCAAGATCCGAATGAAAAAGAGATTATCTTTCAAGATTTCATTACGATCAAAAAATGGGATGAAACAATTTACGTCCAAAATACGAGTCCGAGTCGTAAACTGGATTTTCAGATCTTAAAAATGACTCTTGAGTAA
- a CDS encoding RCC1 domain-containing protein, whose translation MKRKVALIFSIILALSCKPNSRSDLIPFFLLGIGANQAESNQSSFQILSPKEGEIITVYQLEMTIQADTLGEFEIYDEEQKLFSVPINSPTSQTFPPFKPKNGENTIQVRFKKPDGSILQKEVNFYFGTKLGAGGAHSGFLKNGEVYTTGRNNFGQLGTGNSTGDDNNDVIVKLNSISNIFSIHFNQNNSMAIAKNGRVYTWGNNAKGQLGIGNNNTNPANPRTAGNRQPPTLVPGIDDAVMGAYGFNHALILKSDGTVVSFGQNNVGQLGNGANDLNADSFSMNPVAVVGLKDVIQVIAGSEHSAALTENGEVYVWGRNQYGNLGNGRLSAANAAQSTPVKVEGLSGIKQIANGRDHILALASDGKIYSWGLNASGQLGIGGNGSPNPTPIPTQVLNILNASSVWAGGTQSFSILKSGEVKGWGANGNTANLAIGETNTLKVYEPNKAVVGIDNVIHFGCGATHNFVLLGNGEIYGWGWNFKGSLGRQDLQANWGASNPVSIKLP comes from the coding sequence TTGAAACGAAAAGTTGCACTTATTTTTTCTATCATCTTGGCACTTAGCTGTAAGCCGAATTCACGCTCTGATCTGATTCCCTTCTTTCTATTAGGAATCGGTGCCAATCAAGCCGAGTCTAACCAAAGTTCTTTCCAAATTCTTTCTCCCAAAGAAGGAGAAATCATTACTGTCTACCAATTAGAAATGACGATCCAAGCTGATACATTAGGGGAATTCGAGATTTATGACGAAGAACAAAAACTTTTTTCCGTTCCGATTAATTCCCCCACTTCTCAAACATTTCCTCCTTTTAAACCCAAAAACGGAGAGAATACGATCCAAGTTCGTTTTAAAAAACCAGACGGTTCGATTCTTCAAAAAGAAGTAAACTTCTATTTCGGAACTAAACTCGGTGCAGGTGGAGCCCATTCCGGTTTTTTGAAAAATGGAGAAGTTTATACGACCGGTAGAAACAATTTCGGCCAACTCGGAACCGGCAATTCCACAGGAGATGATAATAATGACGTAATCGTGAAACTCAATTCGATCAGCAATATTTTTAGCATTCATTTCAATCAAAACAATTCTATGGCGATTGCAAAAAACGGAAGAGTCTATACCTGGGGAAACAACGCGAAAGGACAATTAGGTATCGGAAATAACAACACGAACCCGGCCAATCCTCGAACGGCGGGAAATAGACAGCCTCCTACTCTAGTTCCAGGAATCGACGATGCGGTTATGGGAGCTTATGGCTTCAATCATGCTCTGATCTTGAAATCAGATGGAACCGTCGTCTCTTTCGGTCAAAACAACGTGGGTCAACTGGGAAACGGAGCGAACGATTTGAATGCCGATTCGTTTTCTATGAACCCAGTCGCAGTCGTGGGTCTTAAGGACGTCATTCAAGTAATTGCCGGTTCGGAACATTCAGCAGCGCTTACCGAAAACGGAGAAGTCTATGTCTGGGGCAGAAACCAATATGGTAACCTCGGTAATGGGAGACTTTCAGCCGCGAACGCGGCCCAGTCTACCCCCGTAAAAGTCGAGGGGCTCTCCGGAATCAAACAGATCGCAAACGGAAGGGATCATATTCTTGCATTGGCTTCGGACGGAAAAATTTATTCCTGGGGACTAAACGCAAGCGGCCAGTTGGGAATAGGAGGAAATGGCTCTCCGAACCCGACGCCTATTCCAACACAAGTTTTGAATATTCTAAATGCCTCATCCGTTTGGGCAGGAGGAACTCAAAGTTTTTCGATCTTAAAAAGCGGAGAAGTGAAAGGTTGGGGAGCTAACGGTAACACCGCAAATTTAGCAATTGGAGAAACAAACACTCTAAAAGTCTACGAACCGAACAAAGCGGTTGTCGGAATTGACAATGTCATTCACTTCGGTTGCGGAGCAACTCATAACTTTGTACTACTCGGAAACGGAGAAATCTACGGTTGGGGCTGGAATTTCAAAGGCTCTTTAGGAAGACAAGACCTACAGGCAAATTGGGGCGCCTCGAATCCCGTATCAATTAAGCTTCCTTAA
- a CDS encoding di-heme oxidoredictase family protein — protein sequence MSLNSRFVLSIPIFFGSFSGKIFRGALFLAFLSTQTCAPKEKFCSSKNCQIGAILIAILSESADMDWGYEDGEEYQGGRSMTSFEFGDMAFRQFARNAPLRSISEYTVGQTVFEVPWIPGFSAAIPDRDGLGPLFHTNACSACHNANGRTLEEDQENLTSSLVRLSVGNNSNREEPSYGGQFQPNSVEGVVKEGDATLTYREIAGEFEDGTKYTLRYPSLVFSNLGYGPFSNDTRTSVRVPPQVIGLGLLETIPEDTILALADPDDRDGNGISGRPNYVRNLNGIGTTLGRFGWKANNTDLVRQSSAAFLGDLGITSLMFQNENCTNNQVQCRASRNGGSPEIAQNKITAITNYLKLIAVPARRKADNASVLLGKKIFFQAGCKNCHLPKTQTGLNESFPELSFQTIRPYTDLLLHDMGDGLADNRPDEEANGREWRTPPLWGIGLFEVVNGHTRYLHDGRARNLMEAILWHGGEAESSKDYILKLNIRDRTHLLNFLKSL from the coding sequence ATGAGTTTGAATTCTCGTTTTGTTTTATCTATTCCGATCTTTTTCGGATCTTTTTCAGGAAAAATCTTTCGAGGCGCCCTATTTCTTGCTTTTTTGTCGACACAAACCTGCGCTCCCAAGGAAAAATTTTGTTCTTCTAAAAATTGTCAAATCGGAGCCATTCTGATAGCAATCCTTTCGGAATCCGCGGATATGGACTGGGGATACGAAGACGGAGAAGAATACCAAGGTGGTAGGTCAATGACGAGTTTCGAATTCGGAGATATGGCATTCCGTCAATTTGCCCGAAATGCCCCTTTGAGATCTATTTCTGAATATACAGTAGGGCAAACCGTATTCGAAGTTCCTTGGATTCCCGGCTTTTCCGCCGCCATTCCAGACAGGGACGGGCTTGGTCCACTCTTCCACACAAACGCATGCTCCGCTTGTCATAACGCAAATGGAAGAACACTTGAAGAGGACCAAGAGAACTTAACCTCCAGTCTTGTTCGACTCAGCGTCGGTAACAATTCGAACCGTGAAGAACCCAGTTACGGAGGACAATTCCAACCGAACTCCGTCGAGGGAGTGGTTAAAGAAGGAGATGCCACCCTCACATATAGGGAAATTGCCGGAGAATTTGAAGACGGTACGAAATATACATTACGTTATCCTTCATTAGTATTTTCAAATTTAGGATACGGTCCTTTTTCAAACGACACAAGAACTTCCGTTCGAGTACCACCTCAGGTCATAGGACTCGGGCTTTTGGAAACGATTCCCGAAGATACAATTCTCGCGCTCGCCGATCCGGATGATAGGGACGGAAACGGGATTTCGGGTCGACCAAACTATGTCCGGAATTTAAACGGAATCGGAACGACTCTGGGAAGGTTCGGCTGGAAAGCAAATAACACCGATTTGGTGAGGCAAAGCTCTGCGGCCTTTTTAGGAGATTTGGGAATCACCTCTCTTATGTTTCAAAACGAGAACTGTACGAACAACCAGGTTCAGTGTCGGGCTTCCAGAAACGGCGGTTCCCCAGAGATTGCTCAAAATAAAATCACCGCAATCACAAACTACCTGAAACTCATCGCAGTTCCTGCAAGAAGAAAGGCCGATAATGCAAGCGTCCTTTTGGGTAAGAAAATCTTTTTCCAAGCAGGATGCAAAAATTGTCATCTTCCAAAGACTCAAACTGGTCTGAACGAAAGCTTCCCTGAACTATCTTTCCAAACCATCCGACCCTATACAGACCTTTTGTTACACGACATGGGAGACGGACTCGCGGATAATAGGCCGGACGAAGAAGCAAACGGAAGAGAATGGAGAACCCCTCCCCTTTGGGGAATCGGTTTATTCGAAGTCGTAAATGGTCATACGAGATATCTTCATGACGGAAGAGCTAGAAACCTGATGGAAGCGATCCTCTGGCACGGAGGAGAAGCGGAGTCGAGCAAAGATTACATTCTCAAATTGAATATTCGGGATCGAACTCATCTCCTTAATTTTTTGAAGTCGCTTTAA
- a CDS encoding catalase, translating into MSKKTLTTAGGHPVAQNQHSITAGPRGPVLIQDTHLIEKLAHFNRERIPERVVHAKGAGAYGTLTITRDLTKYSRASVFSKVGKQTSLFLRFSTVAGEKGSADTERDPRGFAIKFYTDEGIWDLVGNNTPVFFERDPLKFPDFIHSQKRDPITGYKNPFRMWDYWAKAPEALHQVTILFGDRGIPDGYRFMNGYGSHTFGLWNSQGQRFWVKFHFKTMQGIKNLTSEKASALAGTDPDYAIRDLFEAIERKEFPKWKFCLQIMPEKEAETYRYNPFDLTKVWSHKDYPLIEAGVLELNANPKNYFEEVEQAAFSPSNMPPGIGASPDKMLQGRLFAYPDAQRYRLGIRYQQLPVNRPKNLVNVYHRDGSVKFQYDGNYDNYEPNGFEGPVEDSSYAEPPLRISGDADRYDSHKGNDDYSQAGDLYRIMNMEERERLTSAIASTMRGLPKRILVANLKHFYLCDPEYGTKLAEKVEVPLEDIKTCP; encoded by the coding sequence GTGAGTAAAAAGACCCTTACTACGGCTGGAGGTCATCCGGTCGCACAAAATCAACATTCAATCACGGCCGGGCCCCGAGGTCCAGTCCTCATTCAGGATACTCATCTGATTGAAAAACTTGCCCACTTCAATCGAGAAAGAATTCCGGAAAGAGTCGTTCACGCAAAAGGAGCGGGGGCTTATGGAACTCTGACGATCACACGCGATCTTACAAAGTATTCCAGGGCCTCCGTTTTTTCAAAGGTGGGAAAACAAACTTCTCTCTTTCTACGTTTTTCAACAGTTGCAGGAGAAAAAGGTTCCGCGGATACGGAAAGGGATCCGAGGGGTTTTGCGATCAAGTTTTATACGGACGAGGGGATCTGGGACCTTGTGGGAAATAATACGCCCGTATTCTTTGAGAGAGATCCACTGAAGTTTCCGGATTTTATCCATTCACAAAAAAGAGATCCGATTACGGGTTATAAGAATCCATTTCGTATGTGGGATTATTGGGCAAAGGCTCCCGAAGCGTTACACCAAGTTACGATTCTTTTCGGAGATAGGGGAATTCCGGACGGTTATCGTTTTATGAACGGTTACGGAAGTCACACTTTCGGACTTTGGAATTCTCAAGGACAACGCTTTTGGGTAAAGTTCCATTTTAAGACCATGCAAGGAATCAAAAATCTGACTTCGGAAAAAGCATCTGCGTTAGCCGGAACTGATCCGGATTACGCGATTAGAGATTTATTTGAGGCGATTGAAAGGAAAGAATTTCCTAAGTGGAAGTTTTGTCTGCAGATCATGCCTGAGAAGGAAGCCGAAACATATCGATACAATCCGTTCGACCTCACAAAGGTCTGGTCTCACAAAGATTATCCTTTGATCGAGGCGGGAGTGTTGGAATTGAACGCTAATCCTAAGAATTATTTCGAAGAAGTAGAGCAGGCTGCCTTTTCGCCTTCCAACATGCCTCCGGGAATAGGCGCTTCTCCGGATAAGATGTTGCAGGGAAGGTTATTTGCATATCCGGATGCACAGAGATATCGTTTAGGGATACGGTATCAACAACTTCCAGTAAATAGACCTAAGAACTTAGTGAACGTTTATCATAGGGACGGAAGTGTGAAGTTTCAATATGATGGGAACTACGATAATTATGAACCGAACGGTTTTGAGGGACCGGTAGAAGATTCTTCTTATGCAGAACCTCCTTTAAGAATCTCTGGAGATGCAGATCGTTACGATTCACACAAAGGAAACGACGATTATTCTCAAGCAGGGGATTTGTATAGAATCATGAATATGGAGGAAAGAGAAAGGCTCACTTCTGCGATCGCTTCCACGATGCGCGGTCTTCCTAAAAGAATACTCGTTGCAAATCTCAAACATTTCTATCTCTGCGACCCAGAATACGGGACCAAACTGGCGGAAAAAGTGGAAGTCCCCTTAGAAGATATAAAAACCTGTCCTTAG
- a CDS encoding ankyrin repeat domain-containing protein codes for MVSKAWIEYQKSIKSENPCFDSARRGDVEALKVQIGTLRHIDEKNRKGYTLLMLAAYNGQEEASLFLISQGADPNSTDLEGNSILMGAAFKGHTKIVEILLSAGADKNYRNSKGQNAFQFSNMFGRTEVGKLLGESESTWFQRLLDFFKSWILYIIQITKGEQ; via the coding sequence ATGGTTTCTAAAGCTTGGATTGAGTATCAAAAAAGTATAAAGTCGGAAAACCCTTGTTTTGATTCGGCAAGACGAGGGGACGTAGAAGCCTTAAAGGTACAGATCGGGACACTGAGACACATAGATGAAAAAAACCGAAAGGGTTATACATTATTGATGTTAGCCGCTTACAACGGACAAGAAGAAGCAAGTCTATTTCTAATCTCTCAAGGTGCAGACCCGAATTCCACGGATTTAGAAGGTAATTCTATATTGATGGGAGCGGCATTTAAAGGACATACAAAGATCGTAGAGATTCTCTTAAGTGCTGGGGCCGATAAAAATTATCGAAACTCTAAGGGACAAAATGCATTTCAATTTTCTAATATGTTTGGTCGAACGGAAGTCGGCAAACTTCTAGGTGAATCCGAATCGACTTGGTTTCAACGATTATTAGATTTTTTTAAATCTTGGATTTTATACATCATTCAAATTACAAAAGGAGAACAATAG
- the perRA gene encoding peroxide-responsive transcriptional repressor PerRA: MNDSYERSKKILEDARINVTVQRLQMANLLLSKPQHLTADQVFQLINEHIPNASRATIFNNLKLFAEKGIVKLLELKSGITLYDSNVNHHHHAIDEETGEIFDVNLDPKLQERILSELRKDFEAKTGSSLENCNLLITLKGKLKKNKNTRN; this comes from the coding sequence ATGAATGATTCTTACGAAAGAAGCAAAAAGATTCTGGAAGACGCCAGAATCAATGTCACGGTTCAAAGATTACAGATGGCCAACCTACTGCTCTCAAAACCACAACATCTGACCGCCGACCAAGTGTTTCAATTGATAAACGAACATATTCCAAACGCTTCTCGCGCAACCATATTCAATAATTTGAAATTATTTGCAGAAAAAGGAATCGTGAAGCTTTTGGAACTCAAATCTGGAATTACTTTGTATGATTCAAATGTAAATCATCATCACCACGCGATTGATGAAGAAACCGGGGAAATTTTCGACGTAAATCTGGATCCCAAACTTCAGGAAAGAATTCTTTCGGAACTTAGGAAAGACTTCGAGGCAAAAACGGGCAGTTCTTTAGAAAACTGTAATTTATTGATTACATTAAAAGGAAAGTTAAAGAAAAACAAGAATACTCGAAATTGA
- a CDS encoding flagellar hook-basal body protein, translating to MLRGMYTGANGMIIQQTRMDVISNNLANVDKTAFKKDTTVFKTFPELLLHRFDEDGVGKVPMGSFDTAPVVGKLGLGGEVNEVYTRFEQGAVKKTENPFDIMLQDKPGNEHPAFFSVMTNRGEKLSRSGAFVMDTNGYLVTPQGFPLMGENGPIRVARGNFLIKENGEVWINGEIGNDPVNGTSIDKNRFETPVLLDRLKIRTVENPRHLDKEGDSFYADTPESGEPVPFELKDEPSILQGYLEASNVSVVTEMVEMIEVNRSYEANQKTVQTQDSLLGKLINEVLR from the coding sequence ATGCTCAGAGGAATGTATACGGGTGCAAACGGGATGATCATCCAACAGACTCGGATGGATGTGATTTCAAACAATCTTGCAAACGTGGATAAAACCGCATTTAAAAAAGACACGACCGTTTTTAAGACATTCCCCGAACTCCTGCTCCATCGGTTCGACGAAGACGGAGTCGGCAAAGTGCCGATGGGTTCCTTTGATACTGCACCCGTAGTCGGTAAACTCGGATTAGGTGGTGAAGTCAACGAAGTCTACACACGTTTTGAACAAGGCGCAGTGAAAAAAACAGAAAACCCGTTTGATATCATGCTCCAAGACAAACCCGGAAACGAACATCCCGCTTTTTTCAGCGTTATGACAAATCGAGGAGAAAAACTTTCCAGAAGCGGAGCCTTCGTAATGGACACGAACGGCTATCTCGTTACTCCTCAAGGTTTTCCTCTGATGGGAGAAAACGGTCCGATCCGCGTAGCAAGAGGGAATTTTTTAATCAAAGAAAACGGAGAAGTCTGGATCAACGGAGAAATCGGAAATGATCCCGTTAACGGAACTTCCATTGATAAGAACCGTTTTGAAACTCCTGTTCTTTTAGATAGGCTTAAAATTAGGACCGTTGAAAATCCCCGGCATCTCGACAAGGAAGGCGATTCGTTTTACGCCGATACCCCCGAATCCGGCGAGCCTGTACCTTTCGAACTCAAAGATGAACCTTCAATTTTACAGGGATATTTAGAAGCGTCTAACGTGAGTGTTGTTACAGAAATGGTCGAGATGATCGAAGTCAACCGTTCTTACGAAGCCAATCAGAAGACCGTTCAAACTCAAGATAGCTTGTTGGGAAAATTGATCAACGAAGTATTAAGATAA
- a CDS encoding IS5 family transposase produces the protein MLTDGNGIPLAITLSGANVHDKHNVKETLNSILIFSGRRKKKPKHLCLDKGYDFKDTEKLIRRRNIRPHIRRRGEKPLIGKYKGKPRRWVVERTNSWHNRFRAILIRWERKSENYMASLYLASTIIVFNFFNR, from the coding sequence ATCCTTACGGATGGAAATGGAATTCCATTGGCCATAACATTGAGTGGAGCCAATGTTCATGACAAGCATAACGTAAAAGAGACTTTAAATTCAATCCTGATTTTTTCCGGTAGAAGAAAAAAGAAACCAAAACATCTCTGTCTTGATAAAGGATATGACTTTAAAGATACGGAAAAATTAATTAGAAGAAGAAATATCCGGCCTCACATTCGAAGAAGAGGCGAGAAACCATTGATCGGTAAATATAAAGGAAAGCCTCGAAGATGGGTCGTTGAAAGAACTAACAGTTGGCACAATCGATTCAGGGCTATCCTTATCCGGTGGGAAAGAAAATCTGAAAATTATATGGCTTCTCTTTACCTCGCGAGCACTATTATTGTTTTCAATTTCTTTAATAGATAG
- a CDS encoding IS5 family transposase produces the protein MDKYYSEIPDALWEKIEPLIPKVRANLQGGRNRLPTRVVMAGIIYRMKTGCQWRAIPSNFGSGQTCHRRFQEWERAGVFKKVYKSILKYYDVKNKIAWDWALMDSAIVKAPKGGV, from the coding sequence ATGGACAAATATTATTCAGAGATCCCCGATGCACTTTGGGAAAAAATAGAACCATTAATCCCAAAAGTTAGGGCAAATCTCCAAGGAGGTCGCAATCGATTACCTACAAGAGTGGTAATGGCGGGGATCATCTATCGAATGAAAACAGGCTGTCAGTGGCGGGCAATTCCGAGTAACTTCGGATCTGGTCAAACTTGTCACAGAAGATTCCAAGAATGGGAGCGAGCGGGAGTATTCAAAAAGGTTTATAAATCTATTTTAAAATATTATGATGTGAAGAATAAGATAGCATGGGACTGGGCCTTGATGGATTCCGCAATTGTTAAAGCTCCCAAAGGGGGAGTTTAA